The DNA region TCACCGGCTACATCGAATACACCTACGGTGACACCGCGCTGGTCTCCACCCCAGGCGGTGACTTCGAAGGCCGCATCAGCGAAATGGGCTGGACCCCGGAACGCGGCGAACAAGCCACCGTCGCCATCCGCCCCGAAGCCTTCGTCCTGCGTGATGATCCTTCGTTTAAAAACACACTCCCGGTGAACATCACCTCGTCGATGTACCTCGGCGAAATCGCCCAGTACCAACTGCGCTCGAAAACCGGCGACATCATCCGCGTGTCGGAACTCAACCCACACGAACTGCGCACCGCCAGCCAGGAGTTTCTCTACGCACACGCCGAACCAAACGACGTCGTGATCCTGCGCAACCGCAGCGTTCAACCTCACCCACCCGTCAGCGCGTCATGACCCGCTCGCCACTCACCACACGGATTATCGCGGTTGGGGTGGCGCTCATCGTCACGTTGCTCACGCCATTTGTGCTGCGCCCGAAGTCGTCGGGCAACCAGGACAGCGCGGACGAAACTCTCGTCATCATCAGCCCGCACAACGCGACCATCCGCGATGAGTTCGACCGCGCATTCCGTAAGTGGGCCGAAGCCAACCTGGGCAAAAAAGTCTACATCGACTGGCGCACTCCCGGCGGTACATCGGAAATCCGCCGCGTGCTGGAGAGCGAGTTCGAGTACGCCAGCGAATCCGGCCGCCGCGGCATCGGAATCGACCTCATGTTCGGCGGTGGCGCCTACGACTTCAAACGCCAGGCAGCCGCCGGCCACCTCGCCCCGTCCCAAGCCATCCAGCGTGAGTTGGAACTCCTGCTCAGCGGCATCATCCCCCACAGCTTCACCGGCGAAACCTTCTACGATCCACACGGACTCTGGATCGGCACATGCATCTCTTCGTTCGGAATCGTCTACAACAGCGACTCACTCGCCGCACTCGGTATCGAATCCCCGCCAAAATCGTGGGACGATTTGGCGGACCCTCGCTATTTCGGGAAAATCGCCCTGGCGGACCCAACCAAATCAGGCTCCGCCAACAAAGCCTTCGAATCTCTGATCCAACAAAAGATCCAGGAGGAAACCGCCAAGGTCAGCCCCGACGCCGTCCACCCCGAGCGCGACCGCCAGGAAGCCATCAAGCGCGGCTGGGCCAACGCCCTCAACCTCATCCAACGCATCGGTGCCAACGCCCGCTACTACACCGACAGCGCCTCGAAAATTCCACTCGACGTCGCACAGGGCAACGCAGCCGCCGGCATGTGCATCGACTTCTACGGCCGCACGCTCGCCGAACAACTCACCACCCTCGACGGCTCGTCACGCGTCCATTTCATCACCCCACGCAATGGCACGTCCGCCAGCGTCGACCCCGTCGCCATCCTCCGAGGCGCCCCGAACCCGGAGCTCGCCGAAGCCTTCATTGAGTTCTGCCTCAGCAAACCTGGCCAGCGGCTGTGGAATGGAAAAGTCGGCAGCCCGGACGGCCCCACCGAGAACGCGCTGCGCCGCCTCCCGATCCGCCGCGACCTCTACACCGAAAAGGAACTCGAGCACTTCACCGATCCCGAGGCCCTGCCCTACGAGGCCACCGCCGGTTTCAACTACGACCCCGCCCTCACCGGTAATGCCTTCTCGTCCATCGCCGTCATCATCAAAGCGATGTGCATCGACTCCCACGACGAGCTCAAGGAAGCGATGACCGCCATCCAACGCAATGGCAAGCCCAACCAGGCTACCGAGGCGCTCTTCGACGTCTCGATCACCAGTTACTCCAACGCGGTGGGCGGCATCAGCGAAACCCTCGCCGACGACAACAAGATCCACACGTCGAAGCTCAGCCGTAACCTAGTAAAACGCTTCCGCGAGAACTACCGCCGCGCCGCCGCATTGGCCCGCAGATCAACCCGCTGACCACAGCAAAAATGATCTATTGGGGAACGCACGCCATCGCTTGATTTTCGTTACGGTTCGGTTGAGGTTTCCCATCACGCGAGTGGTAGGGAACACCCACCCAGCCTACTCAAACCACCACCGGGCTACCGTTAGCAATGGATCAGCTAGCCAGCGCGGGTTCTCTGTATCTCAATCAAACGACCAACCCCAACCTCTTTATGAAAGACATCCTGATCATCGGCGCCGGCGGAGTCGGCAGCGTCGTCACCCACAAGTGCGCCATGGCCGGCAGCTTCGGCAAAATCACCTTGGCCAGCCGCACGGTTGAGAAGTGCGATGCCATCGCCGCCAGCGTCAAAGAACGCACCGGCGTGGAAGTCGCCACCGCCCAGGTCGACGCCGACAACGTGGAAGCCACCGTTGCTCTGATCAACGAGGTGAAGCCATTCCTCGTCATCAACGTCGCCCTGCCATATCAGGACCTCCCGATCATGGACGCCTGCCTCGAAGCCGGCGTGCATTACATGGACACCGCCAACTACGAACCACCAAACGAAGCCAAGTTCGAGTACCACTGGCAGTGGGCCTACCAGGAGAAATTCGAAAAAGCCGGCCTCTGCGCACTGCTCGGTTCGGGCTTCGATCCAGGCGTGACCAATGTCTTCACCGCCTGGGCTCTCAAGCACCACTTCGACGAAATCCACTACCTCGACATCGTCGACGTCAATGGAGGCGACCACGGCAAGGCATTCGCCACCAACTTCAACCCGGAAATCAACATCCGCGAAGTCACCGCAGATTGCCGTCACTGGCAGGGTGGCAAGTTTGTCGAAACCCCGGCCATGTCGCGCAGCATGCAGTTCACCTGCCCAGAAGGCGTCGGCACCTACGACATCTACCGCATGTACCACGAGGAGCTGGAATCGATCACCAAACACATCCCGACCATCCGCAAGGCGCAGTTCTGGATGAGCTTCTCGCAGAACTACCTCAAGCACCTCGAAGTGCTGCAGAACGTCGGCATGACCTCGATCCAGCCAGTCGAATACAATGGCCAGGAGATCATCCCGCTGCAGTTCCTCAAAGCAGTGCTGCCAGACCCAGGCGACCTCGGCAAGACCACCCAGGGCAAAACCTGCATCGGCTGCATCGTGCGCGGCGTGAAAGACGGCCAGGACAAAGCCATCTACGTCTACAACATCTGCGACCACGAAAAGTGCTTCGAGGAAGTCGGCTCCCAGGCCATCTCCTACACCACCGGAGTCCCAACCATGATCGGCGCAAAAATGCTCACCGAAGGTGACTGGCTCAAGCCAGGCGTCTGGAACATGGAGCAAAACGATCCGGATGCCTTCATGGACCAGCTCAACCTCCACGGCCTGCCATGGACCGTCGTCGAGCTCCCAGTCGGTGAAACCGGCTTCGAAGACTAAGCTCAAACCAGAGCAACTGTTCAAAATTCACCAGCCCCGGTCGCACACCCGCGACCGGGGCTGATTTTGTATAAACGCGACCAGCCGGGCTGATGACGGAGTCCACCGGTGAATCGTTTTTGGGGAACCGCAGATTTCGCAGAAGACCGCAGATTCTCCGCCCCCCCTGATCTGGCTCGTTCTCAATGCAGAGAGGACTCGCTGTCGGTATCGCCATCCCAATCGGAATTCCCACAACCATCAGCGCCCCACTCGTTATCTTTATCCTTATCGGGCTCCTTATCGATGCAGGGAGAATCGGGATAACGAAGAAGATAAAGATAAGGAGCTGATATCCAGCCGCCATCCGGCGTGGTCTTCCCCCCCCTCCAGATCACCCCGCCGCAACCGTCGCGAAGCGACGCCCTACCGGCTAGCCGGAGGTTGCAACCTCCGGTCCACCATCCTACTCAAGCCTCGTCCCGACGGGACGGTTTACCACCGCTCAGCCCCGCCCACAGATCAACTCAGGCACATCCGCCCCCCGTACAGGACGCCCCCAAATCCCACCAATCCCGAGATCGGTGGAAAAACGGCCGCGCTCACAACCGCCCGATGTTGCGCTCGTTCATCGTGCGCACATTGCGCCGCGCCACTGCAAGACTCATGTCCAACTGCCGCTCGAGAATCTCCGCCATGTTCTGGCATCCGGTGAAACGATCCACCCCATGGTACTCATTGAGCCCCTCAACCAACTCCTGCACTTTGTTATAGCTTGAGCACGGCGCATAGCGCATGCAGTCAATAATGTGGCGCACACGCGCCGCCACCGCGCGATAACGCCGCGCAATCAACACACGCTCCTCAACCTGGTACTGACGCACCGTTGCCGGGTTGATGTACTGTGCGCAAAGATCCACCACCGGCTGGTTGTTGTCATAGCGATGCGGACAATAAACGTTCAGTTGCCCCTCATAGCACTGCTGGTCAAAGTCGATCGAACGCACACGGTACTGCTCCCCCTCGAAGTCCGGCGTGATGTCCACCACGTAGTTGTAGCATCGCATATCGCCCAACAAGCGCACAAAGCAGCGCTCGTTGAACTTGATGAACTCCTTGGCAATCCGCACCTTGTTCAGGCTCTTGCGCTTGAAATAGTTCTCAATGAACTGATCGCCCGGCACCCCGGCGATGTGTTCTTCAAAAAGTGTGTTCTCCCGCACCAAATAGGTGATTCGGTTCGGCGAAAGCAAATGCTCAAGCTCCAGACCGTAGATCCGCGAGGTATCCGCCTGCTTCACGTAGAAGTGATCATAGTTGTCGTTGAATCGGTTGACGATGCGGATCCGGAATGGATGCGAGTTGCCAAACTCACAATAATCAATCCGCTCGACCGCCAGGTTCTCGATCACCGAGATATCCCCTTCCGTCTTCATCTTGGCGTAAGCCCGCGTCAGCTTCTCATTGAGCTCACGCATGATCACCGGCTCGTACGCCACCACACGCCAGAGGGTATCGTTGCCGTCCTCGTCCTCCAGTGGGTAGGCATTGTTGAACTGCATCAAGCTGTCGTACGTAAGCTCGATATCCGTCGCCCGATGGTACTTGCGCAGGTAGTCGTGCAACTTCTCGTGCACCGGATAAATCGTCTTCTTCTGCTGGACGAATGTCTTCGCACGCTGGGTCTGCGGTGTCGGCGCCCCGTCTGAAGATCCGGCCAACTGCACCATCCCGCCAAGCAGGCCCGAATTCGGTCTCGATCGCTCGCTCATAATCAAAAATCTCTAGTGTGCTTCCTCCAGAGGAAATCCGCGCCGGATCCGTGACATCTGCCTCCCGTTCACATTCGGTGTTAATCGTTCTCCAACGGCTCCTCGATCCCGCGCCGCCAGCGGTTGGACAACCACGGACGCACCACCCCGTACAGTACGTAAAACACACACGCCACCGCCGGTGCCACATAGTAAAACTTCACCATCAGCACCAAAACCATCGTCACCACCACAATCAGCATCAACGAACTGCGCGAGGTCAGGCTGATGTTCTTGAAGCTCGGGTAGCGCAGACGGCTCATCATCATCAGAGACAACAGCACCATCAACACCGGCAACGCATAGCGCCAGTTGCCCAACTGCATCTCGCCCTCGCTCACCCACATCATGAAAATCGTCAGCGACGCCACAGTCGCAGCCGCCATCGGTACCGGCAGCCCCACAAAGTCCTTCGACTTGTCATCCCCCTTCTCCTCCGCCTTTTCCTCTACCTCAGCAGGCTTCGCCTCACGCGCACCCGCCGCAGCCACCGAAAACGCCATGCAGTTGAAACGCGCCAATCGCATCGCACCGCACAGCAGGAACAAAAACGCGATCATCCACCCCGCCTGCGACGGCATGTCGATCAACACCACATTGAACACCAACAACGCAGGCGCCACACCAAACGACACCACGTCCGCAATCGAATCAAACTCCTGCCCAAACGGCGACTCCTTCCCTCCCAGTCGCGCCAACCGCCCGTCGAGCAAATCAAACAAACACGCCCCGAAAATCAGCCAGATCGCCGTCTGGTACTGCTGATTGGCCAACGCCACATCGCCCGGCGCCAGCGTCATTCCTTCAAAAATCGTCAGCACTGCCATAAACCCGCAAAACAAATTGCCGGCAGTCATCAAGTTCGGGAGAAAATAGATCTTAGGTTCGTGTGGGGACATGGGAATCAAGGGATCGGACAATAATCCTAACTCTGCCGAACGGTAGGTCGGATGCGCCAACTCGCCAATGATAATACCATTTGAACGGTCAAATTGGCGGAATGGCGGAGAGCTTTTTCGAGTGAGGCAAGGCGCGAACAGCGATGCTAGCGGGCTACCTGAGCTGTGAGCAACGCCGCATCACTCAAAAAGATCCCGCCAAGATCACTTTCTTCATGTCTGATCCTACTCACTCTATCCCCATCGGTTCCGACAAGGTGACCGTTTAAATGGTATAATATCGCCCGCCCACCAGCCACCAATTCCCCGTTCTCCCCCCCATCGGCACCCAATCCACGCCACAGATGGGCACAGATCCTCACAGATGCCTCTGGGCTCCCCCCGTTCGTCGCTCGTCCCAAAGCCCAACATTTCCAAGATCTGTGGGAGAACTGTTGATGGAACCGGTCCACCATCGACGGCGCGGACACCGTCACTCAACTCTCCCATCATTCGCAGCGGCGGAGCTCTCACACAAACACACCAACCACGAACTCATCCCCCGCCTGCTGCGCGCCTGCACCCAGCAGGCGCGCAGCCCCCTCTAAACGGAGGCAATCCTCAGTCACTCAATGGAATCGGGATTACCCCCAAAAACCATTTTCAGAGCTACTCAACAAAAGCTCACTTCAATTTCCATTGGTCATCTTCCCATACCAGCCTGTAGCTGACCCCCTGATACGCACCACTTTCAAGATTAGCCCCTAGGCTCGCAATCCACTCGTTGGTGTATCCTTCATCGAATTTCAATCGGAAGCTAATACTCTCCTCGTCGAGAGGATCGCTGTCGTCAGTGCTCCTTTCGAGACACTCCTTCCTCTTCCTGTCCGGCATATTCTTTGAGAGGTACTTGGCCGCCGTCGCGATATCACCCGATTCCTTGGCAAGGTAGTACGTCACCAAAACATCTTTGGGAGTTTTAGGGTCTGGGCTGATCTCGGAAACGATCACCTTGCTCCGACCTGCCTTCAACTCAGGCGCTGGACTCTCTGCACACACTTCAGCCAACGGGAGGATTGCGCATAACAACGCTATGACATTGCTTTTCATCTTCATGGCGACTGCGGTAACCCCATGGGAGAAACAACGCAACCGCTTTAGTTTCAGAAACTGTTAGATCCCCCGTGGCAAGTTCTTTCGCTACTCATACCAGAGGGCTACGCAAACTCGAACGCCCCCCCCCTCAGCGGGCTACCTGAGCTGTAAGCAACGCAGCATCACTCAAAAAGATCCCGCCAAGATCACTTTCTTCATCCCTGATCCTACTCATTCAATCCCCATCGGTTCCGACAAGGTGACAGTTCAAATGGTATTACCGCCACAGATGGGCACAGATCTTCACAGATGCATCAGATCTGCCCGTTCATCCACCGTCCCACCTCCCACCCTTTCCGAGATCTGTGCGAGACCTCGGCCGGCACCGAGCACGATCGAAGGCGCGGACACCGTCACTCCTGGTCCCCGCCTGGCGCTGCGCCGCCCTGCTCACTGTGCTCGTTCACGACCGGTGCATCGCCCGCTCCCAAAACGACAATCTTCGTCCGCTCCTCATTGGGAAACTCCGCCCGAATTGCACGCACCGTAGCCTCAATCACTTCCTCAATCGTGAATGGGTAATGCTCAGGCCGCTTGGCTTTACTCGCATCGATTCCAATCGCAGTAATTTTTCCACTCTCCGCCTGCTCAATCAACTCGACCGACAACCCGTAACGCGAGATCAAATTCAGATCACCTCCCGACGCGGGGATCACCGTTGGACTCGCGAACAACGCCACCCAAAACTCCGCCGACGAACTGTTCAAAATCTTCGGTGTCTCGATGATTTGAATCTTTGTGTCGGCAGCACTCCCGAGAAAACACATCGGCTGCGAAATCGACGTCAGCGTGGGCGACGTCGCCTCAGCCGCCAATGGAGCGAGCGCAACTAAAAGCCCTATGATCTGAGGAATGCGTTTCATCTTTTTCCCTGGCTATGGATGGAAAACACCACCCCAAAAAAACTAACAATAAGAGAAATTTCAGCGCAATACAGAACTCAGCCCGAATGCCACTAACTTCCGCCTCAGCGTCGTCAATTCCGCGCTGAAAGCGCGTCTCATACCAGCCAGGGGTCAGCGAGCCTCAGGCGAGCGTCACCCCAGGTAAATACGCCCACCAATCCCCGGCCGAGCGTGCGACACCGCCAAGGCGCAGCACCCTCCCCGAGGGCCGCTCCCGACACGACCTGGCACCTTAAGTTAGTGCCGGTCAGGACTCCCCCCCCGAAGCCCACCGTCCCGAAGCCCACCGTTTCCGAACTCCGTGTGAGAACTGTTGATAGAACCGGCCAGCACCGCGCGCCATCGACGATGCGGACACCGTCACTCCACTCTCCCATCATCCGCAGCGGCGGAGCTCTCACACAAACACATCGACCACAAGCTCATCCCCCGCCTGCAAGAACCCTACAACATCCCAATTCCTCACGAATCGTTCGTGAAGTGCTACCGTGGCACGTCACTCTTGAAGCTGCGCCCGTTCTTTTGCGGCGGCTCGAAGGATGGCAGACCCGATGAAACCGATGAGAAGCGCTGGAATCAGGCCATAGATCCCGAGCCAGTAAAGCGGCTTCACAATGTATGAGTGCGGATCAAAATCTTGGTAGACAACCATCGAAGTTGCCGAACCTGCGATCACTCCGACCAAGAATATCGCCAACGCGAATAATGCTCCGGCCCAGAACTTGGTGAGACCTGATCGAAGGGGAAATCCGACGACCTCAATGACCAAAATCATCGCCGCGTAACCCGTCAAAATCTGAGGAAGCCAAGAGACAGCAAACTCACCTGTGGAACGCGGCCCGACGATAGGCACGCAGACCAGCGCAAGACCAATGACCGAAATTGCGAGTGCCGCATAGACGGCCTTGCGAAACGCTCTTCGTGTAACGGTCATTTTGGGGGAGAACGTCCGAGGTGACTCACGCGCAGTAGCGCGTTGAGTCCACCGGATTGTTCGGCTCTATAATGCGGGCAGGCGATGGATTAAAAACTGAGACGGGCTCTAAGACCGCCGAGAACGAGAAGATCGTCAGACGGATTGAGTGCCGGATCAATCAAAACCTGAACCGACGGCGTCAGCGAGAAATGGGAAGAAACATCCCAGCGGAAAAACAATTCGGCCGCGGTTTGGTCTCCAAGAGTGTCGTTCGAAAGGCTCTCCCATCCCAAAGCCCCTCCAAACTCGCCAATGCCACTTTCAGGACGGTAGAGCATGCCGGCGAGGATGGTTGCATCCGCACGAGAGGCCTCACCATCGGCCCAACCCACCCTGGCAAACGGCATCCATCCGCAGTCGAGCATCCAATTGTATGAAAGTGCCAGTCCCCAGCCATCGTCGTTCCCAAGTCCCGTCCGCTCGTCCGCATGCCAGAGGGTAAGATGAGCGGCCCTGTCGAGTCGCCTGGCCCTGTCCGGAGACCAACTCACATAGACTTGCTTGAAGAACTCCCAGCCATCGACAAGAAAATCGAAATCTTGGGCCGAGCCGTTGGCGTCATGAATGGAGGCCCCTACAACCCAGTCACTGCCAATCTTGAAACCAGCTCCGGCGCCAAAACCTAGGTCCGGATAAGGAATCGTAGAATTCACCAGCAGGGAGGCATTCTGGAATCTATGCCACTGGCCGGAGTATCCCGAGATATCAACAAAATCTAGGCTGTCCAGACGGCCCACCACGAAGCCAAACCGCCCGTCGCACAGGAACTGCTCCCAGTAAAGGGGAGCGAGAAACCATCCTGCTTCGGAAAAGCTTGCCCCGGTGACGCCAAGATATCCCAAGTTGGCACCCAGGGCTCCGGGCACTACATCGCCACCCAGTTTGTCGCGGCTCTCTACCTTCCATACGAGGGATCCAGTGTCCTGCGTTCCCCGCCCGAGCAGCTCCCATTTCCCATAGATTCGAAATACGCCACTGAAAGCATCGTCGTTGCCCGTCAGGGTTCCACCGGCCTTCTGGTAAAGGGTGGTGTAGTCCAGGCTAAAGTCAAAGCCTGAGCGTTCGCGCATTTGTTCCTTAAAAGTATACCAAGGGGTAAAAAGGTTCGCTTCCGGAGCTCCGTCATCGCGCTGCAGATCTGAACCAATGCTGGATGGACCTCCAATAAAATCCTCTTCAGATGACGGCATTGGCTCACTCTGGCCTGAGGCAATTGCCACGACAGACCAGACGAATACGAATATCTTTCTTGCGATCATGGAGGGAATTCAAACTGGAATATATTTCACGGAGTAAGGTGCCCACTTCTCTTTCCAAGGGCGCGCCTGCTCCAGTTCGAAGGCAAGCTCGTAGAGCATCCTGTCTCCGCCGAGAGACGCCTGGAACATTGTTCCCACCGGCAATCCGGAGACACCGCACCAATAGAGCGGGACCGACATTGCAGGGATGCCCGCCACATTCGTCGGAGCTGTGAACGCCATTCTTTCTTGCAGGAATTCAAGGAGTGCGTCGTTGACCTTGTCTACCGGGCGCAGTTCCTCTTTGCCTACCGAAACCACTGGCATCACAGGCGACATCAGGACATCGATCTTCTGGAACAGGGCACCATACATTCCGGGCACCTTGTCGAGGTAGGCAAGGCCCTTCCTTTCCTGCTCGGC from Sulfuriroseicoccus oceanibius includes:
- a CDS encoding ABC transporter substrate-binding protein, whose protein sequence is MTRSPLTTRIIAVGVALIVTLLTPFVLRPKSSGNQDSADETLVIISPHNATIRDEFDRAFRKWAEANLGKKVYIDWRTPGGTSEIRRVLESEFEYASESGRRGIGIDLMFGGGAYDFKRQAAAGHLAPSQAIQRELELLLSGIIPHSFTGETFYDPHGLWIGTCISSFGIVYNSDSLAALGIESPPKSWDDLADPRYFGKIALADPTKSGSANKAFESLIQQKIQEETAKVSPDAVHPERDRQEAIKRGWANALNLIQRIGANARYYTDSASKIPLDVAQGNAAAGMCIDFYGRTLAEQLTTLDGSSRVHFITPRNGTSASVDPVAILRGAPNPELAEAFIEFCLSKPGQRLWNGKVGSPDGPTENALRRLPIRRDLYTEKELEHFTDPEALPYEATAGFNYDPALTGNAFSSIAVIIKAMCIDSHDELKEAMTAIQRNGKPNQATEALFDVSITSYSNAVGGISETLADDNKIHTSKLSRNLVKRFRENYRRAAALARRSTR
- a CDS encoding saccharopine dehydrogenase family protein, whose translation is MKDILIIGAGGVGSVVTHKCAMAGSFGKITLASRTVEKCDAIAASVKERTGVEVATAQVDADNVEATVALINEVKPFLVINVALPYQDLPIMDACLEAGVHYMDTANYEPPNEAKFEYHWQWAYQEKFEKAGLCALLGSGFDPGVTNVFTAWALKHHFDEIHYLDIVDVNGGDHGKAFATNFNPEINIREVTADCRHWQGGKFVETPAMSRSMQFTCPEGVGTYDIYRMYHEELESITKHIPTIRKAQFWMSFSQNYLKHLEVLQNVGMTSIQPVEYNGQEIIPLQFLKAVLPDPGDLGKTTQGKTCIGCIVRGVKDGQDKAIYVYNICDHEKCFEEVGSQAISYTTGVPTMIGAKMLTEGDWLKPGVWNMEQNDPDAFMDQLNLHGLPWTVVELPVGETGFED
- a CDS encoding CDP-alcohol phosphatidyltransferase family protein, which codes for MSPHEPKIYFLPNLMTAGNLFCGFMAVLTIFEGMTLAPGDVALANQQYQTAIWLIFGACLFDLLDGRLARLGGKESPFGQEFDSIADVVSFGVAPALLVFNVVLIDMPSQAGWMIAFLFLLCGAMRLARFNCMAFSVAAAGAREAKPAEVEEKAEEKGDDKSKDFVGLPVPMAAATVASLTIFMMWVSEGEMQLGNWRYALPVLMVLLSLMMMSRLRYPSFKNISLTSRSSLMLIVVVTMVLVLMVKFYYVAPAVACVFYVLYGVVRPWLSNRWRRGIEEPLEND
- a CDS encoding carbohydrate porin, whose product is MIARKIFVFVWSVVAIASGQSEPMPSSEEDFIGGPSSIGSDLQRDDGAPEANLFTPWYTFKEQMRERSGFDFSLDYTTLYQKAGGTLTGNDDAFSGVFRIYGKWELLGRGTQDTGSLVWKVESRDKLGGDVVPGALGANLGYLGVTGASFSEAGWFLAPLYWEQFLCDGRFGFVVGRLDSLDFVDISGYSGQWHRFQNASLLVNSTIPYPDLGFGAGAGFKIGSDWVVGASIHDANGSAQDFDFLVDGWEFFKQVYVSWSPDRARRLDRAAHLTLWHADERTGLGNDDGWGLALSYNWMLDCGWMPFARVGWADGEASRADATILAGMLYRPESGIGEFGGALGWESLSNDTLGDQTAAELFFRWDVSSHFSLTPSVQVLIDPALNPSDDLLVLGGLRARLSF